In the genome of Colletes latitarsis isolate SP2378_abdomen chromosome 9, iyColLati1, whole genome shotgun sequence, one region contains:
- the LOC143345440 gene encoding uncharacterized protein LOC143345440 produces the protein MSDGVDVGGGENEVDSHSCLHADVGESSNQREDEILDPDNEAALNTNYDSGDGAVPAFRCERCENYETINKTAFCAHQDQCLASSEPGESAENIEAAENDGDGEESHSGIRSHRKMFECDVCNMKFSNGANMRRHKMRHTGVKPYECRVCQKRFFRKDHLAEHFTTHSKTLPYHCPICNRGFQRQIAMRAHFQNEHVGQHDMVKSCPLCNYRAATMKCLRLHFFNRHGIDLDNPGPNSSSSLMNSCTPGEAMPSAPLSDSGDSTGNRSADNATPPMHFLTPHIEISIPYSEQAASQRNSSPAPLNGDSPNSPQSADSNSNAPSSSHHQLPINSSGIHRNVGGSEEAITPSISLIPIKQEPNSNGTEENGATSSNLPLPSLIKVSPLKSLLRDDLRRKLSSSSGNNNNNNNGNNSSNSNPHSRGEPPSSTRPDQRSSGLQCTHCRITFPDQTLYFLHKGCHSESNPWKCNICGEQCCNLYQFNSHLLSKSHQ, from the exons ATGTCCGATGGGGTTGATGTTGGTGGCGGGGAAAACGAGGTAGATTCCCATTCTTGTTTACATGCCGATGTTGGAGAGTCCTCAAACCAAAGGGAAGATGAGATTTTGGATCCAGATAACGAGGCTGCCTTGAACACTAATTATGATAGCGGTGATGGTGCTGTACCTGCTTTTAG GTGTGAAAGGTGTGAAAACTATGAGACTATAAATAAGACAGCATTCTGCGCTCATCAGGACCAGTGTCTGGCCAGTTCTGAGCCAGGAGAGAGCGCAGAGAATATAGAAGCTGCTGAAAATGATGGAGATGGAGAAGAAAGTCATTCTGGAATTCGTTCTCACAGAAAAATGTTTGAATGCGACGTTTGCAATATGAAATTTTCTAATGGAGCTAACATGAGGCGGCACAAG ATGAGGCACACTGGTGTGAAGCCGTATGAGTGTCGTGTCTGTCAGAAGAGATTTTTTCGTAAGGATCACTtggcagaacattttacaactcACTCTAAGACTCTACCGTATCATTGTCCGATCTGTAATCGAGGGTTTCAAAGACAAATCGCGATGAGGGCCCACTTCCAGAATGAACATGTCGGTCAACACGATATGGTTAAGTCTTGTCCTTTGTGCAATTATCGTGCAGCAACTATGAAGTGTCTTAGGCTACATTTTTTTAACAG GCACGGAATAGATCTGGATAACCCAGGACCAAATAGTTCAAGTTCTTTGATGAATAGCTGTACACCGGGAGAAGCCATGCCTTCCGCTCCTCTTTCAGATAGCGGAGACAGTACCGGAAATCGATCTGCGGACAATGCAACTCCGCCGATGCACTTTTTGACACCTCATATAGAGATATCGATTCCTTACTCTGAACAAGCTGCAAGTCAACGGAATTCAAGCCCTGCTCCCCTTAACGGAGATAGTCCAAATAGCCCGCAAAGTGCAGATAGTAACAGTAATGCTCCAAGTAGTAGTCATCATCAGTTACCTATTAACAGTAGTGGTATTCACAG gaACGTTGGTGGAAGTGAAGAGGCAATTACACCTTCAATCTCACTTATTCCTATTAAGCAAGAACCAAACAGCAACGGGACAGAGGAGAATGGCGCAACATCTAGCAATCTTCCATTACCATCCTTGATAAAGGTCTCTCCACTAAAATCTCTTCTTCGAGATGATTTACGACGCAAGCTTTCATCTAGCTCTGgaaataacaataacaataacaacg GTAATAATAGTTCAAATTCAAATCCCCATTCAAGAGGAGAACCTCCTAGTTCAACAAGGCCCGATCAACGAAGCAGTGGACTTCAATGCACTCACTGCAGAATTACCTTTCCTGATCAAACATTATATTTCCTTCATAAGGGCTGTCATAGTGAAAGCAATCCCTGGAAGTGCAATATTTGCGGGGAACAATGTTGCAATTTGTATCAATTCAATTCGCATTTATTAAGCAAAAGTCATCAGTAG